The Streptomyces sp. CC0208 genome window below encodes:
- a CDS encoding carotenoid oxygenase family protein — protein MIPSGSATDLVILAAQDVTAAPVATVHLPARVPRGFHGSWIPDAG, from the coding sequence ATGATCCCGAGCGGCTCCGCCACCGACCTGGTGATCCTGGCGGCCCAGGACGTCACCGCGGCCCCCGTGGCCACCGTCCATCTGCCGGCCCGGGTCCCCCGCGGCTTCCACGGCAGCTGGATCCCCGACGCGGGCTGA
- a CDS encoding thiamine pyrophosphate-binding protein produces the protein MGEINAGQAIVNALRAEGVSHVFGMPGGHVLPLYDAIHRTPGISSFLVRHEHHAAAMAAAYAQLTGRPAVVLATAGPGVTNTLTAVAEAYVGALPMIVLGGRGATATAHRGASQEVATDQVFAPVTKWSVRVDRADLLTDVLRQGFARARGGRPGPVLIDIPRDLLTLDVPDKPYLPVGPPARLAADQPAVDAAAAALAAARSPLLVAGGGVASSGAFDELRALAERLSAPVLTSLAGRGSLPDDHPLAAGGLGAHRNPVAKRLLGEADVVLGLGTRFEEMETNWQPTALPSPDATYIQVDIDPAELGRAIPAHIPVNGDIKRVLEQLLTALPEDTHADPGRTERLLQDITALDAAVDRMALDDRAPIHPARVIRTARSVFPRDTVLGVDVGALAQHIGGAFPFFRVYRPRSVITPSSFYGMGFAAAALPAARLVHPRRPALCFVGDGSFQMVMNIVPMAAQYRLAVTWCVLNDDALGSIRDLQEHTYGNRIQDTEFPFQPDFARLAEACGAYGERVDDPAAVPDALKRALAENAAGRPAVLDFAVARTRLAQTKEHYFTTYPQDE, from the coding sequence ATGGGCGAGATCAACGCTGGTCAGGCCATCGTCAATGCCCTGCGAGCCGAGGGCGTCAGCCATGTCTTCGGCATGCCTGGCGGTCATGTTCTGCCCCTCTACGACGCCATCCACCGCACGCCCGGCATCAGCAGCTTCCTGGTACGCCATGAGCATCACGCGGCGGCCATGGCGGCGGCGTACGCCCAGCTCACCGGCCGGCCCGCCGTGGTCCTGGCCACCGCCGGACCGGGCGTCACCAACACCCTCACCGCGGTCGCGGAGGCATACGTCGGGGCCCTGCCCATGATCGTGCTCGGCGGCCGCGGCGCCACGGCGACCGCGCACCGGGGCGCCAGCCAGGAGGTCGCCACCGACCAGGTGTTCGCCCCCGTCACCAAGTGGTCGGTCCGGGTCGACCGGGCCGACCTCCTCACCGACGTCCTGCGGCAGGGCTTCGCCCGCGCCCGCGGCGGCAGGCCGGGCCCCGTCCTGATCGACATCCCGCGTGACCTGCTGACCCTCGACGTCCCCGACAAGCCGTACCTGCCGGTCGGCCCGCCCGCCCGGCTCGCCGCCGACCAACCGGCCGTCGACGCCGCGGCAGCGGCCCTCGCCGCTGCCCGCAGCCCGCTCCTCGTCGCGGGTGGCGGAGTCGCCTCCTCCGGAGCCTTCGACGAACTGCGCGCCCTGGCCGAACGGCTGTCGGCCCCCGTACTGACCAGCCTCGCCGGACGCGGCAGCCTCCCCGACGACCACCCCCTCGCGGCCGGTGGCCTCGGCGCCCACCGCAACCCGGTCGCCAAACGGCTGCTCGGCGAAGCGGACGTGGTCCTCGGCCTCGGAACCCGCTTCGAGGAGATGGAGACCAACTGGCAGCCCACCGCCCTCCCGTCCCCCGACGCCACCTACATCCAGGTCGACATCGACCCGGCCGAACTGGGCCGCGCCATCCCGGCCCACATCCCCGTCAACGGCGACATCAAGAGAGTCCTGGAGCAACTGCTCACCGCCCTGCCCGAGGACACACACGCCGACCCCGGCCGCACGGAGCGCCTCCTCCAGGACATCACCGCCCTCGACGCCGCCGTCGACCGCATGGCACTCGACGACAGGGCCCCGATCCATCCCGCCCGCGTCATCCGCACCGCCCGTTCCGTCTTCCCCCGCGACACCGTCCTCGGCGTCGACGTCGGCGCCCTCGCCCAGCACATCGGCGGCGCGTTCCCCTTCTTCCGCGTCTACCGACCGCGCTCCGTCATCACCCCGTCCAGCTTCTACGGCATGGGGTTCGCGGCCGCCGCCCTGCCCGCCGCCCGCCTGGTCCACCCGCGGCGGCCCGCCCTGTGCTTCGTCGGCGACGGCTCCTTCCAAATGGTCATGAACATCGTGCCGATGGCCGCCCAGTACAGACTCGCAGTCACCTGGTGCGTGCTCAACGACGACGCCCTCGGCTCCATCCGGGACCTCCAGGAACACACCTACGGCAACCGCATCCAGGACACAGAGTTCCCCTTCCAGCCCGACTTCGCCCGCCTGGCCGAGGCCTGCGGCGCGTACGGCGAACGCGTCGACGACCCGGCCGCCGTACCTGACGCCCTGAAGCGCGCCCTCGCGGAGAACGCGGCCGGCCGCCCCGCCGTCCTGGACTTCGCCGTCGCGCGCACCCGGCTCGCGCAGACCAAGGAGCACTACTTCACGACCTACCCGCAGGACGAGTGA
- a CDS encoding benzaldehyde dehydrogenase: protein MSLLDADTWTAKIFADGWSGGSGGTAPVIEPATGDPLGAIGMADAEDARKAATRAAAAQAQWAARPPGERAAVLRRAGALWEAHAEEIQDWIVRESGAIRAKAALETHIAAQECYEAAALPSHPHGTVLPSDEARWSFARRRPAGVVSVIAPFNFPVILSIRSVAPALALGNAVLLKPDPRTAVCGGVALVRIFQEAGLPEGLLQLLPGGADVGEAVVTAPEVRVVSFTGSTAAGRRVGELGARHLKRTHLELGGNNALIVLPGADLALAASAGAFGSFMHQGQICMSTGRHLVHESLYDAYVEALSAKAAHLPVGDPASGQVALGPLIDDRQLGRVDDLVRRTVAAGARLAAGGTYQDLFYAPTVLAAVSPTMPAWTDEVFGPVAPVVPFATTEEAIALASESEYGLSLGILGDVGDAMAIADAVPSGIVHINEQTVSDEANAPFGGVGASGTGSRFGGPEANIEAFTETQWLTARPRIAPYPF, encoded by the coding sequence GTGAGCCTTCTCGACGCGGACACATGGACTGCGAAGATCTTTGCCGACGGCTGGTCCGGCGGTTCCGGCGGGACCGCCCCGGTCATCGAGCCCGCCACCGGGGACCCACTCGGCGCCATCGGGATGGCCGACGCGGAGGACGCGCGCAAGGCCGCCACCCGAGCGGCGGCCGCGCAGGCACAGTGGGCGGCCCGGCCGCCCGGGGAGCGGGCCGCCGTCCTGCGCAGGGCCGGCGCGCTGTGGGAGGCGCACGCCGAGGAGATCCAGGACTGGATCGTCCGCGAGAGCGGCGCCATCCGCGCCAAGGCGGCGCTGGAGACCCACATCGCCGCCCAGGAGTGCTACGAGGCCGCCGCGCTGCCCAGCCATCCGCACGGCACTGTGCTGCCGTCCGACGAGGCACGCTGGAGCTTCGCCCGGCGCCGCCCGGCGGGCGTGGTCAGCGTCATCGCACCCTTCAACTTCCCGGTCATCCTGTCCATCCGTTCCGTCGCCCCGGCCCTCGCGCTGGGCAACGCGGTACTCCTCAAGCCCGACCCTCGCACGGCGGTGTGCGGCGGAGTCGCCCTCGTACGGATCTTCCAGGAAGCCGGTCTGCCGGAGGGACTCCTCCAACTACTGCCCGGCGGCGCCGACGTGGGCGAGGCCGTGGTGACCGCTCCCGAGGTCCGCGTCGTCTCCTTCACCGGATCCACGGCGGCGGGCCGCCGGGTCGGAGAGCTGGGTGCCCGCCATCTCAAGCGCACGCACCTGGAACTCGGCGGGAACAACGCCCTCATCGTGCTGCCCGGCGCGGACCTGGCGCTGGCCGCCTCCGCCGGTGCCTTCGGCTCCTTCATGCACCAGGGCCAGATATGCATGTCCACCGGCCGCCACCTGGTCCACGAAAGCCTGTACGACGCCTACGTGGAAGCCCTGTCCGCCAAGGCCGCCCACCTGCCCGTCGGCGACCCGGCGTCCGGTCAGGTCGCGCTCGGCCCGCTCATCGACGACCGGCAGCTCGGGCGCGTCGACGACCTCGTGCGGCGGACCGTGGCCGCCGGCGCCCGGCTCGCCGCCGGCGGCACCTACCAGGACCTCTTCTACGCCCCGACCGTGCTGGCGGCCGTGTCCCCGACGATGCCCGCCTGGACGGACGAGGTGTTCGGCCCCGTGGCGCCCGTCGTGCCCTTCGCCACGACGGAGGAGGCCATCGCTCTCGCGTCCGAGAGCGAGTACGGACTCTCCCTCGGCATCCTCGGTGACGTCGGCGACGCCATGGCCATCGCGGACGCGGTTCCCAGCGGCATCGTCCACATCAACGAGCAGACCGTCTCCGACGAGGCCAACGCCCCCTTCGGCGGCGTCGGCGCCTCCGGTACCGGTTCGCGCTTCGGCGGCCCCGAGGCCAACATCGAGGCCTTCACCGAGACCCAGTGGCTGACCGCGCGCCCCCGGATCGCCCCCTACCCGTTCTGA
- a CDS encoding VOC family protein: MCSMHPTAAAAPQASAATTAIDHVGLSVRDLDAAVVFYTKALGLTEEFRFEVEDQRMRAVVLRAADGYAVELMSRPDSVPSPPASDPNTAVLRQGYGHFCLRVSDLDGLYDRVLAAGASVIVPPGPAPHPDVRFGYLADPEGNLIELIQIREGATL; the protein is encoded by the coding sequence ATGTGCTCGATGCACCCCACGGCGGCAGCGGCACCCCAGGCCTCGGCCGCAACCACGGCCATCGACCATGTCGGACTGTCGGTCCGTGATCTCGACGCGGCCGTCGTCTTCTACACCAAAGCCCTCGGACTCACCGAGGAGTTCCGCTTCGAGGTCGAGGACCAGCGCATGCGTGCTGTGGTGCTGCGCGCCGCCGACGGCTACGCGGTGGAGCTCATGTCCCGCCCCGATTCGGTCCCCTCGCCCCCCGCGTCCGACCCGAACACGGCCGTACTGCGCCAGGGTTACGGGCATTTCTGCCTTCGGGTGAGCGACTTGGACGGCCTCTACGACCGAGTGCTCGCCGCGGGCGCCTCAGTGATCGTGCCACCGGGCCCGGCCCCCCACCCCGATGTCCGCTTCGGCTATCTCGCCGATCCTGAAGGCAACCTGATCGAGCTGATCCAGATTCGCGAGGGAGCAACGCTGTGA
- a CDS encoding glucose 1-dehydrogenase: MTGTPFMEGKSGLVTGGAGGIGRASALAFARAGAAVLVSDLESCRDGGEQTVELVGKEGGRARFVPCDVTREADQERLVAETVRAYGRLDFALNNAGVEHQASLVDMEAADFDRVIAVNLKGVWLGLKHQIRQMLAQGGTGAIVNTSSLAGLVSPPLLGAYVASKHGVLGLTKTAAVEYAESGIRVNAVCPASIRTPLMDALTDDQLAQWVSRMAIKRLGEPEEVAAAVVWLCSDQASFVTGVGLPVDAGASAM; the protein is encoded by the coding sequence GTGACCGGCACACCGTTCATGGAGGGGAAGTCCGGACTGGTGACGGGCGGCGCCGGCGGTATCGGCCGGGCCAGCGCGCTCGCCTTCGCACGGGCGGGTGCCGCGGTGCTCGTCAGCGACCTGGAGAGCTGCCGGGACGGCGGGGAGCAGACGGTCGAGCTGGTCGGGAAGGAGGGAGGCCGTGCCCGCTTCGTTCCCTGCGACGTCACCCGCGAAGCGGACCAGGAACGGCTGGTCGCCGAAACCGTACGTGCTTACGGGCGGCTCGACTTCGCGCTGAACAACGCCGGCGTCGAGCACCAGGCGAGCCTCGTCGACATGGAGGCCGCCGACTTCGACCGGGTCATCGCCGTCAACCTCAAGGGCGTCTGGCTGGGGCTGAAGCACCAGATCCGGCAGATGCTCGCCCAGGGCGGCACCGGCGCGATCGTCAACACATCGTCGCTGGCCGGGCTGGTGTCGCCGCCGCTGCTCGGAGCGTACGTGGCGAGCAAGCACGGTGTGCTTGGCCTCACCAAGACGGCCGCCGTGGAGTACGCCGAGTCCGGAATCCGGGTGAACGCCGTGTGTCCTGCCTCCATTCGCACACCGCTCATGGACGCGCTGACGGACGATCAGCTTGCCCAGTGGGTCAGCCGCATGGCCATCAAGCGGCTCGGCGAGCCGGAGGAGGTCGCGGCGGCGGTGGTGTGGCTCTGCTCGGATCAGGCGAGCTTCGTGACGGGGGTCGGTCTGCCGGTCGACGCGGGGGCGTCGGCGATGTGA
- a CDS encoding MMPL family transporter, with translation MAGKLYALGRWAARRRRWVVAGWLLLLAVVGGLGITLHGNLSTQFSVPGIEAQRATDLLKKEFPEAAGADARVVFAAPPGATLLSGKEQAAIASSLHNAASVAGAISVSDPVTGQTMSADHTIGFADVQFAKAAGEVPKSATDALISAMGPARDAGLTVEYDGSAMDPTVSVSGPAEIIGIVVAFLVLALALGSLVAAGLPMVTAFVGVAIGVLGVEFVAGFVQMTETATTLALMIGLAVGIDYALFLVSRHREQLACQGDDELDVQDSIGHATATAGSAVAFAGLTVIIALAALSATGIPFLTVMGLAAAFTVLLAVLVSLTLVPAVLAFAGERLRPRAKQRRSRSARPDSAGAWGLAWARMITRRPVAALLVCLAALGTVALPVGHLRLGLPGSETQPVASTQHRGYDLLGQGLGPGYNATVTVAVDTARVPEAQRTALLDNLADTLRGDTGVAAVAPPVTNQAGTVSLLSVIPTTGPDDQATTDLVHRMRERDKQAVTQAGGVMYVTGTTATAIDVSAKLADALPLFIAIITILAIVLLTIAFRSLLVPLKAVLGFLLSTAASLGFAVWVFQDGNLTDAFGVAAAAPVVAFLPVLLVGVLFGLAMDYEVFLVSRMREHFEHTGDAREAVAHGVARSGRVVVAAALIMMVVFGGFIFTDDPVIKSIAFSLAFGVLFDAFVVRLTIVPAVMALLGHRAWWLPRWLDRVLPDVDIEGARLPAPTPTANTPATTPVRQLDHV, from the coding sequence ATGGCTGGAAAGTTGTACGCACTTGGCCGGTGGGCGGCGCGCCGCCGGCGCTGGGTGGTGGCGGGCTGGCTGCTGTTGCTCGCGGTGGTGGGCGGGCTCGGGATCACCCTCCACGGGAACCTCTCCACACAGTTCAGCGTGCCGGGGATCGAGGCGCAGCGGGCCACGGACCTGCTGAAGAAGGAGTTTCCGGAAGCTGCCGGCGCCGACGCACGCGTGGTGTTCGCCGCACCGCCCGGTGCCACGCTGCTCAGCGGGAAGGAGCAGGCCGCGATCGCCTCGAGCCTGCACAACGCCGCCTCGGTGGCCGGGGCGATCTCCGTGTCCGACCCGGTGACGGGCCAGACGATGTCCGCCGACCACACGATCGGCTTCGCCGACGTCCAGTTCGCCAAGGCGGCGGGAGAGGTGCCGAAGTCCGCCACCGATGCGCTGATCTCAGCGATGGGACCGGCCCGGGACGCCGGCCTCACGGTCGAGTACGACGGCTCGGCGATGGATCCGACCGTCTCGGTGAGCGGCCCCGCCGAGATCATCGGGATCGTCGTCGCGTTCCTCGTACTCGCCCTCGCCCTCGGGTCGCTGGTCGCGGCCGGACTGCCCATGGTCACCGCCTTCGTCGGAGTGGCGATCGGCGTTCTGGGCGTCGAGTTCGTGGCCGGGTTCGTCCAGATGACCGAGACCGCGACCACCCTGGCGCTGATGATCGGCCTGGCCGTCGGCATCGACTACGCCCTGTTTCTGGTGTCCCGCCACCGCGAGCAGCTGGCCTGCCAGGGTGACGACGAGCTCGACGTGCAGGACTCGATCGGTCACGCCACCGCCACCGCGGGCAGCGCCGTGGCGTTCGCCGGCCTCACGGTGATCATTGCGCTGGCGGCCTTGTCTGCCACCGGCATCCCGTTCCTGACCGTCATGGGCCTGGCCGCGGCCTTCACCGTGCTCCTCGCCGTCCTGGTCTCGCTCACCCTGGTGCCGGCCGTGCTGGCCTTCGCCGGTGAACGGCTGCGTCCCCGCGCCAAGCAGCGCCGCTCCCGGAGCGCACGTCCCGACTCCGCCGGGGCGTGGGGCCTGGCCTGGGCACGCATGATCACCCGCCGGCCCGTCGCCGCCCTGCTCGTCTGCCTGGCGGCTCTCGGAACCGTCGCGCTGCCGGTCGGCCACCTGCGTCTCGGCCTGCCCGGCAGCGAGACCCAACCCGTCGCCAGCACCCAGCACCGCGGCTACGACCTGCTCGGCCAGGGACTCGGGCCGGGCTACAACGCCACCGTCACCGTCGCCGTCGACACCGCCCGCGTCCCGGAAGCCCAGCGCACCGCGCTCCTCGACAACCTGGCCGACACGCTGCGGGGCGACACCGGCGTCGCCGCCGTCGCCCCGCCGGTGACCAACCAGGCCGGCACGGTCTCCCTCCTCAGCGTCATCCCCACAACCGGACCGGACGACCAGGCCACCACCGACCTGGTGCACCGGATGCGCGAGAGGGACAAGCAAGCCGTCACCCAGGCCGGCGGCGTCATGTACGTCACCGGCACCACCGCCACCGCTATCGACGTCTCCGCCAAACTGGCCGACGCGCTGCCCCTGTTCATCGCCATCATCACGATCCTGGCCATCGTCCTGCTGACCATCGCGTTCCGGTCACTGCTGGTCCCCCTCAAGGCCGTACTCGGCTTCCTGCTGTCCACCGCGGCCAGCCTCGGCTTCGCCGTCTGGGTCTTCCAGGACGGCAACCTCACCGACGCCTTCGGAGTCGCCGCCGCCGCACCCGTGGTGGCCTTCCTCCCCGTCCTGCTCGTCGGAGTGCTCTTCGGCCTCGCCATGGACTACGAGGTCTTCCTGGTCAGCCGCATGCGCGAACACTTCGAGCACACCGGCGACGCCCGCGAAGCCGTCGCCCACGGCGTGGCCAGGAGCGGACGCGTGGTCGTCGCCGCCGCACTGATCATGATGGTCGTCTTCGGCGGGTTCATCTTCACCGACGACCCCGTCATCAAGTCGATCGCCTTTTCCCTCGCCTTCGGCGTGCTCTTCGACGCCTTCGTCGTCCGCCTGACCATCGTCCCCGCCGTCATGGCCCTGCTCGGACACCGTGCCTGGTGGCTCCCCCGCTGGCTCGACCGCGTACTGCCCGACGTCGACATCGAAGGCGCCCGCCTGCCCGCTCCCACTCCGACCGCCAACACCCCGGCGACCACCCCGGTCCGGCAGCTCGACCACGTCTGA
- a CDS encoding TetR/AcrR family transcriptional regulator, whose amino-acid sequence MVKQGLRERGKARRSEAVIRAAFELFAEQGYDATTVAEIAERAEVSPRTVAMYFRSKQDIAMSKFSEGADRLTEAMRERSPDERAVDVLGRWLLAEHESGDDEMVALERRMFVANPELAALRTARMDAAIRESTRVVAEDLGVAPDSVGPRMVAVAATAIIIELFTGTQESDLEQAAVVALRLIEAAIESLPRDAG is encoded by the coding sequence ATGGTGAAGCAAGGTCTGCGGGAGCGCGGTAAGGCAAGGCGCAGCGAGGCGGTCATCCGTGCCGCCTTCGAGTTGTTCGCCGAGCAGGGCTACGACGCCACGACGGTCGCCGAGATCGCGGAACGGGCCGAGGTCTCGCCGCGCACGGTGGCCATGTACTTCCGCTCCAAGCAGGACATCGCCATGTCCAAGTTCAGCGAGGGCGCGGACCGGCTGACCGAGGCGATGCGCGAGCGGAGCCCCGACGAGCGTGCGGTGGACGTCCTCGGGCGGTGGCTGCTGGCGGAACACGAGTCGGGCGACGACGAGATGGTCGCACTGGAACGCCGCATGTTCGTCGCCAACCCCGAACTGGCTGCGCTGCGGACGGCACGGATGGACGCCGCCATCCGCGAATCGACCAGAGTCGTCGCCGAGGATCTCGGCGTCGCCCCGGATTCCGTCGGCCCCCGGATGGTGGCCGTCGCGGCGACCGCCATCATCATCGAGCTCTTCACCGGCACCCAGGAGTCCGACCTCGAACAGGCCGCGGTGGTCGCCCTGCGCCTCATTGAGGCGGCCATCGAGTCCCTTCCTCGGGACGCCGGCTAG
- a CDS encoding TetR/AcrR family transcriptional regulator, which translates to MRERGKARRSEAVIRAAFELFAEQGYDATTVAEIAERAEVSPRTVAMYFRSKQDIAMSKFSEGADRLTEAMRERSPDERAVDVLGRWLLAEHESGDDEMVALERRMFVANPELAALRTARMDAAIRESTRVVAEDLGVAPDSVGPSSPSRTAAHHTARTPHRPRPAALQLTRANRRPAAPPDARSAPRPRHVNHPQ; encoded by the coding sequence CTGCGGGAGCGCGGTAAGGCAAGGCGCAGCGAGGCGGTCATCCGTGCCGCCTTCGAGTTGTTCGCCGAGCAGGGCTACGACGCCACGACGGTCGCCGAGATCGCGGAACGGGCCGAGGTCTCGCCGCGCACGGTGGCCATGTACTTCCGCTCCAAGCAGGACATCGCCATGTCCAAGTTCAGCGAGGGCGCGGACCGGCTGACCGAGGCGATGCGCGAGCGGAGCCCCGACGAGCGTGCGGTGGACGTCCTCGGGCGGTGGCTGCTGGCGGAACACGAGTCGGGCGACGACGAGATGGTCGCACTGGAACGCCGCATGTTCGTCGCCAACCCCGAACTGGCTGCGCTGCGGACGGCACGGATGGACGCCGCCATCCGCGAATCGACCAGAGTCGTCGCCGAGGATCTCGGCGTCGCCCCGGATTCCGTCGGGCCATCATCACCGAGCCGTACCGCTGCGCACCACACCGCGCGGACACCGCACCGGCCCCGCCCCGCCGCGCTCCAGCTCACCCGGGCGAACCGACGACCGGCCGCACCACCGGACGCCCGCAGCGCACCCCGCCCCCGGCACGTGAACCACCCCCAGTGA
- a CDS encoding SDR family NAD(P)-dependent oxidoreductase has product MTPTRTILITGCSSGMGRQAALALHRLGHRVYATARRPETLADLAALGMSTLPLDVTDEQSMADAVAAVEAEHGSVDILINNAGFGLHLPVESATPAEVRAQFDTNVFGLVRMAQLVLPGMRRAGHGRIVNLSSMAGRFSPPGGAFYHASKHAVEAISDSLRLEVAPFGIEVVVVQPGPTITEFSGTAVGTMAPATDAADPYAGFRAKLADMYANHAFTRRSGAVPAEAATKVIVRAATTAKPRARYAIGALARATMLAKRLLPDAAFDALMRRSFPLPEAA; this is encoded by the coding sequence ATGACCCCGACCCGGACCATCCTGATCACCGGCTGCTCCTCCGGCATGGGCCGGCAGGCCGCGCTGGCCCTGCACCGGCTCGGCCACCGCGTGTACGCCACCGCTCGCCGCCCCGAGACCCTGGCCGACCTGGCCGCGCTCGGCATGTCCACCCTGCCGCTCGACGTCACCGACGAGCAGTCGATGGCCGACGCGGTGGCCGCCGTCGAGGCCGAGCACGGCAGCGTCGACATCCTGATCAACAACGCCGGATTCGGGCTGCACCTGCCCGTGGAGTCCGCCACCCCGGCCGAGGTCCGCGCCCAGTTCGACACCAACGTCTTCGGCCTGGTCCGGATGGCCCAGCTGGTGCTGCCGGGCATGCGCCGCGCCGGGCACGGCCGGATCGTCAACCTCTCCTCCATGGCCGGCCGCTTCTCCCCTCCCGGCGGCGCCTTCTACCACGCCAGCAAGCACGCCGTGGAGGCGATCAGCGACTCGCTGCGCCTGGAGGTCGCGCCTTTCGGCATCGAGGTCGTCGTCGTCCAACCCGGGCCCACCATCACCGAGTTCAGCGGCACCGCGGTCGGCACCATGGCTCCCGCCACGGACGCCGCCGACCCGTACGCCGGCTTCCGCGCCAAGCTCGCCGACATGTACGCCAACCACGCCTTCACCCGCCGCAGCGGCGCCGTCCCCGCCGAGGCCGCCACCAAGGTGATCGTCCGCGCCGCCACCACCGCCAAGCCCCGCGCCCGGTACGCGATCGGCGCGCTCGCCCGCGCCACCATGCTGGCCAAGCGCCTGCTCCCCGACGCCGCCTTCGACGCCCTGATGCGCCGCAGCTTCCCGCTTCCCGAGGCGGCCTAG
- a CDS encoding transposase: MRALQGRGGQPEGYCHRQMSDAVRYLVDNGIKWWAMPADFPAWDRVYAFARRWRARGLLAEFHDRLRGMVREDAGRDPEPTAAVIDAQSLRAAATVPTSSRGYDGAKKVPGRKRHIVVDCLGLLLAVLVTTAPGGEREPARGRIDDPAPIRQPLHLRAHALHTGRDRRQPQCGDDLLTRHHPVPV, encoded by the coding sequence ATGCGGGCACTGCAGGGGCGGGGCGGGCAGCCGGAGGGCTACTGCCACCGGCAGATGTCGGACGCCGTGCGCTACCTGGTCGACAACGGCATCAAGTGGTGGGCGATGCCGGCGGACTTCCCCGCCTGGGACCGGGTCTACGCCTTCGCGCGGCGGTGGCGCGCGCGGGGCCTGCTGGCTGAGTTCCACGACCGGCTGCGGGGCATGGTCCGCGAGGACGCCGGCCGCGACCCGGAGCCGACCGCCGCGGTGATCGACGCGCAGTCCCTGCGCGCGGCGGCCACGGTGCCGACGTCCTCACGCGGATACGACGGTGCGAAGAAGGTCCCCGGTCGCAAGCGCCACATCGTGGTCGACTGCCTCGGCCTGCTGCTGGCCGTGCTGGTCACCACCGCACCCGGCGGCGAGCGTGAACCGGCCCGGGGTCGGATCGACGACCCAGCCCCGATCCGCCAGCCGCTTCATCTTCGAGCGCACGCCCTCCACACTGGCCGGGACCGGCGCCAGCCCCAGTGCGGCGACGATCTCCTGACACGTCATCACCCTGTCCCTGTCTGA